Proteins found in one Sorghum bicolor cultivar BTx623 chromosome 1, Sorghum_bicolor_NCBIv3, whole genome shotgun sequence genomic segment:
- the LOC8059953 gene encoding FHA domain-containing protein At4g14490, producing MVDPPSVLTLLVKKGPCEGKTLQRRAGAAALRVGRVAKGNHLPVGDAGASQRHFSVEFLPPPAARWAVTDLGSSNGTLLNGTPLVATIPAPLSDGDLIKIGETTVLAVSISTDAGPGPGPGPAATRRSARNASAAAEEQGPAVSRRAGRRKAGVAEAPKAVNEVEEEAALPTRRGGRKKAGAAEAPEAGHEVEEEAALPTRRGGRKKAGAMEAPEAGNKVEEEAALPSRRGGLKKAVEPAGVETEAEDEEGEAAIPSRVRSRKAAVTFVLPPQPQNTRSARAAARRGEVLGCENDEEEVVRTGRGRGRVTRASARNRTDVTPEEEEEEGEVAVTRDQEGTTAEGKGEMVPAGRGRAKRGRGGRGRGRATRARTKKAEDAIVENDENEQEEKDMADGRERVGSPLRVLAVNDCSEEDKVAAEDDKLDGNSKASVEDKMVDVEEEATLTERAIEGRAQHAPADNGGVEEEEVKNLSKGGETELDQELREKVSPGSKLDGVGEVEKNDNREAIGASGEKGHEGERKGRRRLEDMTLGEWFVQMEKYLLAKNAEAAEKAIAEVQEKHRRFCEHVKSLNLKKSPAP from the coding sequence ATGGTGGATCCGCCGTCTGTGCTCACGCTCCTGGTGAAGAAGGGACCCTGCGAGGGGAAGACCCTGCAgcgccgcgccggcgccgcggcGCTCCGTGTCGGCCGCGTTGCCAAGGGCAACCACCTGCCCGTGGGCGACGCGGGCGCGTCGCAGAGGCATTTCTCCGTCGAGTTCCTCCCGCCGCCTGCGGCCCGGTGGGCCGTTACCGATCTAGGCTCCTCTAATGGCACCCTCCTCAACGGTACGCCTCTCGTAGCCACTATCCCCGCTCCGCTCTCCGACGGGGACCTCATCAAGATCGGGGAGACCACCGTGCTCGCCGTCTCCATATCGACAGATGCGGGCCCGGGACCGGGACCGGGCCCCGCCGCGACTAGGCGTTCCGCGCGCAACgcatcggcggcggcggaggaacaGGGTCCCGCGGTTTCTCGCAGGGCCGGACGGAGGAAGGCCGGTGTGGCGGAAGCCCCCAAAGCTGTGAATGAAGTGGAGGAGGAAGCTGCACTCCCGACTCGCCGAGGCGGGCGGAAGAAGGCCGGTGCGGCGGAAGCCCCCGAAGCTGGGCATGAAGTGGAGGAGGAAGCTGCACTCCCGACTCGCCGAGGCGGGCGGAAGAAGGCCGGGGCGATGGAAGCCCCCGAAGCTGGGAATAAAGTGGAGGAGGAAGCTGCACTCCCGTCTCGCCGAGGCGGGCTAAAGAAGGCCGTTGAGCCCGCTGGAGTGGAGACGGAAGCGGAAGATGAAGAGGGGGAAGCGGCAATACCGAGCCGTGTCAGGTCAAGGAAGGCTGCAGTGACGTTCGTCCTTCCGCCACAGCCACAAAATACGAGGTCAGCGAGAGCTGCTGCAAGGAGAGGTGAGGTGTTGGGGTGCGAAAACGATGAGGAGGAAGTGGTGAGGACCGGAAGGGGGCGAGGACGGGTTACAAGGGCAAGTGCTAGGAATCGTACGGATGTTACTcccgaggaggaggaagaggagggtgAGGTGGCTGTGACCAGAGATCAGGAAGGGACAACTGCCGAGGGCAAGGGTGAGATGGTGCCAGCTGGGAGAGGACGAGCAAAGAGGGGCAGAGgaggccgaggccgaggaagggcTACGAGGGCAAGAACAAAGAAGGCTGAGGATGCAATTGTTGAGAACGATGAAAATGAGCAAGAAGAAAAGGATATGGCTGATGGCAGAGAACGAGTGGGGAGTCCATTGAGGGTCTTGGCTGTGAATGACTGTTCTGAAGAGGATAAGGTGGCAGCTGAGGATGACAAGTTGGATGGAAACTCAAAGGCATCCGTGGAGGATAAGATGGTGGatgtggaggaggaggcgacatTGACAGAGAGGGCAATAGAGGGGAGGGCTCAGCATGCTCCTGCTGACAATGGTGGTGTGGAAGAAGAGGaggtgaagaatttgagcaaggGAGGGGAAACTGAATTAGATCAGGAATTGAGGGAAAAGGTGTCACCAGGGTCAAAGCTGGATGGTGTTGGAGAAGTGGAAAAGAATGACAATAGGGAAGCTATTGGTGCCAGTGGAGAGAAAGGCCATGAGGGGGAGCGCAAAGGAAGACGCAGATTGGAGGATATGACATTGGGGGAGTGGTTTGTTCAGATGGAGAAATACCTTCTAGCAAAGAATGCAGAGGCTGCTGAAAAGGCTATAGCTGAAGTGCAAGAGAAACATCGGCGGTTTTGTGAACATGTTAAATCGCTCAATCTCAAAAAGAGTCCTGCTCCTTGA
- the LOC110435442 gene encoding uncharacterized protein LOC110435442 produces MHRPDSTLIAALATARAAAAEGRARVREAALAWERERDAVDALARQIADAEQFLDLPASPDVGTTSSGSAPVVWHDPADPHVVQLHYHAGGVQNIRLLVPVVLEPESPSYARWRDLVLLTLRRYALDDHVLLDTAGVVPTPSWLRLDNVVLPWILGTISLDLHDLVRNTPSARGAWLALEGQFLGNAKARALRLDASFRTFVQGDLSVSEYCRQMKGMADSLGDLGWPVEDRILVLNVLHGFSDCYSYLRTWITRQRPFPTFLQVRDDLVMEELTQGLQPGSTSAPGSSSSSTALAATPPPRPATPPQSSLLGPLPPGPSGGGGGGVAAVVVVVGDVEQASGGEPRPPAAMLAGAPPGFPSVTPWAAPFPAFSWAPPSATLHGSAGWDQAALAHSFSTMALTPPVGPEWVADSGATYHTTPNPGFGFPTSSAPM; encoded by the exons ATGCATCGTCCGGACTCCACCCTCATCGCCGCTCTCGCCACTGCTCGTGCTGCGGCTGCGGAGGGCCGGGCCCGCGTGCGTGAGGCCGCTCTCGCTTGGGAGCGCGAGCGTGACGCGGTCGACGCATTGGCCCGCCAGATCGCCGACGCCGAACAGTTCCTCGACCTTCCAGCCTCGCCCGACGTTGGGACCACGTCCTCGGGATCGGCTCCGGTCGTCTGGCACGATCCGGCCGACCCCCATGTGGTGCAGCTCCACTACCACGCAGGGGGCGTCCAGAACATACGCCTCCTCGTCCCGGTCGTCCTCGAGCCCGAGTCGCCCTCCTACGCTCGTTGGAGGGACTTGGTCCTCCTCACCCTCCGCCGCTACGCCCTCGACGACCACGTCCTCCTCGACACCGCGGGGGTGGTCCCGACCCCCTCGTGGCTACGCCTTGACAACGTCGTCCTCCCCTGGATTCTGGGGACGATCTCCCTGGACCTCCACGACCTCGTCCGCAACACCCCGAGTGCGCGCGGGGCCTGGCTGGCACTCGAGGGCCAGTTCCTGGGCAACGCCAAAGCCCGGGCTCTGCGACTCGACGCGAGCTTCCGCACCTTCGTCCAGGGCGACCTCTCCGTCAGCGAGTACTGCCGCCAGATGAAGGGTATGGCGGACTCTCTCGGTGACCTCGGCTGGCCCGTGGAGGACCGCATCTTGGTCCTCAACGTTCTCCACGGGTTCAGTGATTGTTACTCCTACCTCCGGACGTGGATCACCCGGCAGCGGCCCTTCCCCACCTTCCTACAGGTCCGTGACGATCTAGTCATGGAGGAGCTTACTCAGGGCCTACAGCCTGGGTCCACCTCCGCTCCggggtcctcgtcctcctcgactGCTCTTGCTGCCACTCCTCCGCCCCGTCCCGCCACACCACCACAGTCGTCACTTCTGGGTCCTCTTCCCCCCGGGCCGagcgggggtgggggggggggcgtGGCGGCCGTTGTCGTCGTGGTGGGGGACGTGGAGCAG GCCTCCGGTGGCGAGCCTCGCCCGCCGGCGGCCATGCTCGCGGGTGCTCCCCCGGGGTTTCCCTCAGTAACCCCGTGGGCGGCCCCGTTCCCCGCGTTCTCGTGGGCTCCTCCATCGGCGACCTTGCACGGGTCTGCCGGCTGGGACCAGGCGGCCTTGGCGCACTCCTTCAGCACCATGGCCCTGACACCTCCAGTCGGACCGGAGTGGGTCGCCGACTCTGGGGCTACTTACCACACCActcctaaccccg GATTTGGCTTCCCGACGTCCTCTGCTCCGATGTGA
- the LOC8059955 gene encoding uncharacterized protein LOC8059955, producing the protein MAVAAATTATTTTASRGPTRALTILGRCVRAPFRVLVRARDLYVSRLAACAGGGGRGGLGPVGLVAMPRSQSHGFYRSAAGGGTEEDVRELIRMATRAGPPKAPRSQSVAIGRIDEDSPCEFVLDEAERAQALMGPRSKSCAVGPSARTAARTRTRRAAGVAVPAAA; encoded by the coding sequence atggcggtggcggcggcaacaacggcgacgacgacgacggcgagcaGGGGCCCGACGCGCGCGCTGACCATCCTAGGGCGGTGCGTGCGCGCGCCGTTCCGCGTGCTGGTCCGCGCGCGGGACCTGTACGTGAGCCGACTGGCGGCGTGCGCGGGCGGAGGGGGCCGGGGAGGCCTGGGCCCGGTGGGGCTGGTGGCGATGCCGCGGAGCCAGAGCCACGGGTTCTACCGctcggcggcgggcggcggcaccGAGGAGGACGTGCGGGAGCTCATCAGGATGGCCACCCGCGCCGGCCCACCCAAGGCTCCGCGGAGCCAGAGCGTGGCCATCGGACGGATCGACGAGGACAGCCCGTGCGAGTTCGTGCTGGACGAGGCCGAGAGGGCGCAGGCGCTGATGGGGCCCCGGAGCAAGAGCTGCGCAGTGGGGCCGTCGGCCAGGACCGCGGCTCGCACTCGCACTCGCAGGGCTGCTGGCGTCGCCGTCCCGGCGGCGGCTTGA
- the LOC8060531 gene encoding uncharacterized protein LOC8060531, whose translation MAPPTSAALLGPPVAALNTNIAAAADSRPTSKSSSSSSDSDYDSDDSSMAPYGGVAKEASRSGRALAYASSGDPCVDFFFQIVPGATSAADVAALLDVAWSRDARTALRLVCHLRGVRGLGKGDREGFYAAALWMHARHPKTLAGNLAIFARFGCLKDLPEILYRVLHGDRKGEDGDRKGEDGDRRKQRNVHRHGIKRRRSDREFLAAKETKRQEEAQLARSALSRYESDEAFRFLYDGVAEMFAEMLKSDVEHLRVGDTTKIGLAAKWCPSLRSSYDRATLLCEAIARRIFPRESSQEYLNISDKHYAYRVRDRLRREVLVPLRKALELPEVYMCACKFEELPYARVASLAMNKYKEVFQKHDKHRVAGFFDEVRAGRARMPADAVLPHELIAAALKGEHDEAAELQWRRMAASLSAEGRLANCIAVCGLSGATTDATDIAASAAIALGLLISELSQEPWKGRVITFNETHQLHKVLGTSLKEKLRPLVESMGKHKKGANLQGVFSKILQLAVAGGLCRDMMVKRVFVLSDMDFDGWTGTASLWKTEYQSICDKFAAEGFTAPQVVFWNVGTSKASTPVVAAQEGTALVSGYSKNLVRLFLEADGELTPAAVMADAISGPEYEALEVFD comes from the coding sequence ATGGCCCCGCCCACCTCCGCAGCGCTCCTCGGCCCTCCCGTGGCCGCCCTCAACACCAACATCGCTGCTGCTGCAGATTCCCGGCCCACCAgcaagtcgtcgtcgtcgtcctccgaCTCCGACTACGACTCCGATGACTCATCCATGGCGCCGTACGGCGGCGTGGCCAAGGAGGCGTCGCGGTCTGGTCGGGCGCTGGCCTACGCCTCGTCCGGCGACCCGTGCGTCGACTTCTTCTTCCAGATCGTCCCTGGCGCCACCTCGGCCGCTGACGTGGCGGCACTCCTCGACGTCGCCTGGTCCCGAGACGCGCGCACCGCGCTCAGGCTCGTCTGCCACCTCCGCGGCGTGCGCGGCCTGGGCAAGGGCGATAGGGAGGGCTTCTACGCCGCCGCGCTCTGGATGCACGCGCGCCACCCCAAGACGCTCGCCGGGAACCTGGCCATCTTCGCCAGGTTCGGCTGCCTCAAGGACCTGCCCGAGATCCTCTATCGCGTACTCCACGGCGACCGCAAGGGCGAAGACGGTGACCGCAAGGGCGAAGACGGCGACCGTCGCAAGCAGCGGAACGTACACCGCCACGGCATCAAGCGCCGGCGCAGCGACCGCGAGTTTCTGGCTGCCAAGGAGACGAAGCGCCAGGAGGAGGCGCAGCTCGCGCGGTCGGCGCTCTCGCGCTACGAGTCCGACGAGGCTTTCCGCTTCCTCTACGATGGCGTGGCTGAGATGTTCGCCGAGATGCTCAAGTCCGACGTCGAGCACCTGCGCGTGGGCGACACCACCAAGATCGGTCTCGCGGCCAAGTGGTGCCCGTCGCTCCGCTCGTCCTACGACCGTGCGACCCTGCTCTGCGAGGCCATAGCCCGCCGCATATTCCCGCGCGAGTCCAGCCAGGAGTACCTCAACATCTCGGACAAGCACTATGCCTACCGCGTCCGTGACCGGCTCCGCCGCGAGGTGCTGGTGCCGCTGCGCAAGGCCCTGGAGCTCCCGGAGGTGTACATGTGCGCGTGCAAGTTTGAAGAGCTGCCGTACGCGCGGGTGGCGTCCTTGGCGATGAACAAGTACAAGGAGGTGTTCCAGAAGCACGACAAGCACCGCGTGGCCGGCTTCTTCGACGAGGTGCGCGCCGGTCGCGCCAGGATGCCCGCGGACGCGGTGCTGCCGCACGAGTTGATCGCCGCAGCCCTTAAGGGGGAGCACGACGAGGCTGCCGAGCTCCAGTGGCGTCGCATGGCGGCCTCTCTATCCGCTGAGGGGCGCCTGGCCAACTGCATCGCGGTGTGCGGGCTCTCCGGCGCCACCACGGACGCCACGGACATAGCGGCCTCTGCAGCCATCGCACTGGGGCTCCTCATATCTGAGCTGAGCCAGGAGCCGTGGAAGGGGCGCGTGATCACCTTCAACGAGACGCACCAGCTGCACAAGGTGCTCGGCACGAGCCTCAAGGAGAAGCTGCGGCCGCTGGTGGAGTCCATGGGGAAGCATAAGAAGGGCGCGAACCTGCAGGGCGTGTTTAGCAAGATCTTGCAGCTGGCGGTGGCCGGCGGGCTGTGCAGGGACATGATGGTGAAGAGGGTGTTTGTGCTGAGCGACATGGACTTCGACGGGTGGACGGGCACCGCGTCACTGTGGAAGACAGAGTACCAGAGCATCTGCGACAAGTTCGCAGCCGAGGGATTCACGGCGCCACAGGTGGTGTTCTGGAACGTGGGGACCTCCAAGGCCTCCACGCCGGTGGTGGCAGCGCAAGAGGGCACGGCCCTGGTGAGCGGCTACTCCAAGAACCTGGTGAGACTCTTCCTGGAGGCGGATGGCGAGCTAACGCCGGCCGCGGTCATGGCGGATGCCATCTCTGGCCCAGAGTATGAGGCGTTAGAGGTGTTCgactaa
- the LOC110435422 gene encoding uncharacterized protein LOC110435422 translates to MFRPASARLPATCPAGAAASGGAGGPLLAGVTCATGDTDPAAEAPSFSGRDAGLDVKNAFLHGVLTEIVYCSQSAGFVDSSCPDMVCRLKKSLYGLKQAPRAWNHRFAAFLLTLGFVEAKSDTSLFIYHYGAETVYLLLYVEDIVLTASTESLLRWIIASLQQEFAMKDLGALHHFLGVTVEPHPAGLLLNQRQYTLDILERAGMTDCKPCSTPVDTQGKISEAEGTPVTDPTAYRSLAEALQYLTFIRPDITYAVQQICLHMHDPREPHLTALKRILRYLRGTVDFGLLLHRRSSSTELVVYTDVDWAVSTKAGCPDTRRSTSGYAVFLGGNLVSWSSKRQPVVSRFSAEAEYHVVANGVAEAFWLRQLLAELHSHLSRSTLVYCDNKRKVENANHSKETKSIDAEKAEEVVK, encoded by the exons ATGTTTCGCCCAGCCAGTGCGCGTCTACCAGCGACGTGCCCGGCTGGCGCCGCTGCCTCcggcggcgccggtggccccctcCTCGCCGGGGTCACTTGCGCCACCGGCGACACCGACCCCGCCGCCGAGGCACCCAGCTTCTCGGGCCGCGACGCCGGT CTGGACGTCAAGAATGCCTTCCTACATGGCGTTCTTACTGAGATAGTCTACTGCAGTCAGTCGGCGGggtttgttgactcttcttgtcctgacatgGTGTGTCGGCTCAAAAAGTCTCTCTACGGCCTCAAGCAGGCCCCCCGGGCGTGGAACCATCGGTTTGCTGCTTTTCTGCTGACTCTGGGGTTTGTGGAGGCCAAGTCAGATACCTCTTTGTTCATCTATCACTATGGGGCTGAGACTGTATATCTGCTGCTATATGTTGAAGACATTGTCCTCACAGCCTCCACTGAGTCACTCCTTCGGTGGATCATCGCCTCtcttcagcaggagtttgctatGAAGGATCTGGGTGCACTACATCACTTCCTCGGGGTCACTGTTGAGCCTCACCCTGCTGGATTACTCCTTAACCAGCGGCAGTACACTCTTGACATCCTGGAGAGAGCTGGGATGACTGACTGCAAGCCCTGCTCCACTCCAGTTGACACACAGGGCAAGATCTCGGAGGCTGAGGGTACACCAGTGACAGATCCCACTGCATATCGGAGTCTTGCCGAGGCACTTCAGTATCTCACCTTCATCCGGCCGGATATCACCTATGCAGTTCAGCAGATCTGTCTTCATATGCATGATCCCCGGGAGCCACACCTCACCGCTCTCAAGCGGATCCTACGCTACCTCCGCGGCACCGTCGACTTCGGTCTCCTCCTCCACCGACGGTCgtcctccaccgagctcgtcgtctaCACTGACGTCGACTGGgccgtgtcgacgaaa gccGGGTGTCCGGACACCCGCCGCTCCACCTCCGGCTACGCCGTCTTCCTAGGCGGCAACCTGGTGTCTTGGTCGTCCAAGCGCCAACCGGTCGTCTCCCGCTTcagtgccgaggcggagtaccACGTTGTCGCCAACGGCGTGGCTGAGGCTTTCTGGCTCcggcagctcctcgccgagctccacAGCCATCTCTCCCGGAGCACGCtggtctactgcgacaac AAGCGCAAGGTTGAAAATGCAAATCACAGTAAAGAAACAAAG AGCATTGACGCGGAGAAAGCAGAGGAAGTGGTCAAATAA
- the LOC8059954 gene encoding uncharacterized protein LOC8059954 produces the protein MAAVLLGPPVIRGARPPPPPPTATAAEGPASHPFLDLLDVCFNNDDPPAGSDAANGGKGPRMARTENNSATYASSGNPCLDLFFQVVPDTPAQRVRELVTIAWAHDPLTALKLIANLRGVRGTGKSDREGFYAAALWMHERHPKTLACNLPALAEFGYLKDFPELLYRLIHGADTRKLYKAKAETQKIRRKVAEVRAARLAEKKRAHSQSAAPQHTAGAPVLADFVSAALSNPRTKAKRSSESGAVVPAAAPMETEEAAVENKPEAVDVAATKEIPMTKEVRKVAKLAVQSLETYYGNGAYRFLFDCVAQFFADLLASDLEQLAPGGRKTKIGLAAKWCPTPGSSFDRTTLLCEAIARRLFPRDSRPDYSDLSEEHYAYRVLHRLRREVLVPLRKVLELPEVYMSAQRWSDLPYTRVASVAMRRYKALFKKHDEARFDKYLEDVEAGKAKIAAGALLPHEIAAAAFRGEADDVSELQWRRMVEDLRKKGSLSNCIAVCDVSGSMSGTPMEVCVALGLLISDLSEMPWAGRVITFSMTPQIHKIEGKTLAQKMSFIKRMQWNMNTNFQAVFDRILRTAVDGRVTKDKMIRTVFVFSDMEFDQASARPWETDYQAICRKFSDAGYGDAVPQIVFWNLRDSKSTPVTSTQPGVAMVSGFSKNLVKLFLENDGVVNSEAVMKAAIAGEEYQKLAVFD, from the coding sequence ATGGCCGCCGTCCTCCTCGGCCCTCCCGTCATCCGCGGGGCAcgcccgccaccaccaccaccgaccGCTACAGCTGCGGAGGGCCCCGCTTCCCACCCGTTCCTCGACCTCCTCGACGTCTGCTTCAACAACGACGACCCTCCAGCCGGTTCTGATGCCGCCAACGGCGGCAAGGGGCCCCGCATGGCGCGGACGGAGAACAACTCGGCCACCTACGCGAGTTCCGGCAACCCCTGCCTCGACCTCTTCTTCCAGGTCGTCCCCGACACGCCGGCGCAGCGCGTGCGCGAGCTCGTCACCATTGCGTGGGCACACGACCCGCTCACCGCGCTCAAGCTCATCGCGAACCTCCGCGGCGTGCGCGGCACGGGCAAGTCCGACAGGGAGGGATTCTACGCCGCCGCGCTCTGGATGCACGAGCGCCATCCCAAGACGCTCGCCTGTAACCTTCCCGCGCTCGCCGAGTTCGGCTACCTCAAGGACTTCCCCGAGCTACTCTACCGCCTCATCCACGGCGCCGACACGCGCAAGCTCTACAAGGCCAAGGCGGAAACCCAGAAGATCAGACGCAAGGTCGCGGAGGTCCGCGCCGCCAGGCTGGCCGAAAAGAAGCGCGCGCACAGCCAAAGCGCTGCGCCTCAGCACACTGCCGGAGCTCCCGTGCTTGCCGACTTCGTCAGCGCCGCGCTCTCGAACCCCAGGACGAAGGCCAAGCGAAGCAGCGAGTCGGGAGCCGTGGTTCCTGCCGCGGCGCCTATGGAGACAGAGGAGGCAGCTGTGGAGAACAAACCGGAGGCGGTGGATGTGGCGGCAACGAAGGAGATCCCCATGACAAAGGAGGTGCGGAAGGTGGCCAAGCTCGCTGTGCAGTCGCTGGAGACATACTACGGCAATGGCGCCTACCGCTTCCTCTTCGACTGCGTCGCCCAGTTCTTCGCCGACCTCCTCGCCTCCGACCTTGAGCAGCTAGCGCCCGGTGGCAGGAAGACGAAGATCGGGCTCGCCGCCAAGTGGTGCCCCACGCCAGGCTCGTCGTTCGACCGGACGACGCTGCTCTGCGAGGCCATCGCGCGCCGCCTCTTCCCACGCGACTCCAGACCCGACTACTCTGACCTGTCAGAGGAGCACTACGCCTACCGGGTGCTCCACCGTCTCCGCCGCGAGGTGCTGGTGCCGTTGCGGAAGGTCCTGGAGCTCCCGGAGGTGTACATGAGCGCCCAGCGGTGGTCCGATCTGCCCTACACCCGCGTGGCGTCGGTGGCCATGAGGCGctacaaggccctgttcaagaagCACGACGAAGCGCGCTTCGACAAGTACCTCGAGGACGTTGAGGCTGGCAAGGCCAAGATCGCGGCTGGCGCGCTCCTGCCCCACgagatcgccgccgccgcgtttCGTGGCGAGGCTGACGACGTGTCGGAGCTGCAGTGGCGCCGCATGGTGGAGGACCTCCGCAAGAAGGGGTCTCTGAGCAACTGCATCGCCGTCTGCGACGTTTCCGGGAGCATGAGCGGCACGCCGATGGAGGTGTGCGTGGCGCTGggtctgctcatctctgacctCAGCGAGATGCCATGGGCGGGCAGGGTGATCACGTTCAGCATGACTCCCCAGATCCACAAGATTGAGGGCAAGACCCTCGCCCAGAAGATGAGCTTCATCAAGCGCATGCAGTGGAACATGAACACCAACTTCCAGGCGGTCTTTGACCGCATCCTACGCACGGCGGTGGACGGTCGGGTAACCAAGGATAAGATGATCAGGACCGTCTTCGTGTTCAGCGACATGGAGTTCGACCAGGCGTCTGCTAGGCCTTGGGAAACGGACTACCAGGCCATCTGCCGCAAGTTCAGTGACGCCGGGTACGGCGACGCGGTGCCTCAGATCGTGTTCTGGAACCTGAGGGACTCAAAGTCGACGCCAGTGACGTCAACGCAGCCCGGAGTCGCGATGGTGAGCGGATTCTCCAAGAACTTGGTCAAGCTTTTCCTGGAGAACGATGGCGTGGTGAACTCGGAGGCCGTCATGAAGGCAGCCATCGCCGGCGAGGAGTACCAGAAGCTTGCTGTGTTTGATTGA